In Chloroflexota bacterium, a genomic segment contains:
- a CDS encoding zinc-ribbon domain-containing protein: MGSRSGSAATGGAAAFCTQCGAKIKPGARFCTSCGAPVRSARSSKSRKRSSQRSRARRVQRRWYMTPRTWAWVGGVVVVLVVALVFFSLNRSAPTSSDLPDYHDESGIPYPDVPRISLAEAKARYDAGAALFVDVRSQEEYRTAHIPGAVSLPLTELDERYQELPRDAEIITYCT, translated from the coding sequence ATGGGATCGCGTTCAGGTTCAGCGGCCACCGGCGGCGCGGCCGCGTTTTGCACGCAATGTGGTGCTAAGATAAAGCCGGGGGCCCGGTTTTGCACATCGTGCGGCGCCCCGGTTCGATCGGCTAGGTCCTCAAAGTCGCGCAAGCGCTCCTCTCAGCGGAGCCGGGCGCGCCGGGTGCAACGCCGTTGGTATATGACGCCCAGGACCTGGGCGTGGGTGGGCGGCGTTGTGGTGGTGTTGGTCGTGGCCCTGGTCTTCTTCAGTTTGAATCGAAGTGCGCCGACCAGTTCCGACTTGCCCGATTATCACGATGAGAGCGGCATCCCCTATCCTGATGTGCCCCGTATCTCCCTGGCGGAGGCCAAAGCCCGGTACGATGCCGGGGCGGCGTTGTTCGTAGATGTGCGCAGTCAGGAGGAGTATCGCACGGCCCACATCCCTGGGGCGGTCTCGCTGCCTTTGACGGAGCTGGACGAGCGTTATCAGGAGTTGCCTCGGGACGCGGAGATCATCACTTACTGTACCTGA
- a CDS encoding response regulator transcription factor produces MSKATVLVVDDEPNILSVVQAYLQQEGFTVYTAADGLSALKAARAYRPDLIVLDIMLPGLDGIEVLRRLRQESNVYVLMLTAKADETDKIVGLTMGADDYLTKPFSPRELVARVKAILRRGRGVGQDEAPLNFHRLRIDPEARQVWKDDRPVELTPIEFDILLALARHRGRVLSREQLIEHVWGYDYYGDERVVDVHIGRIRKKIEDDPAHPTWIITARGIGYRFEGEPA; encoded by the coding sequence ATGTCGAAGGCAACCGTGCTCGTAGTGGACGATGAACCCAACATCCTCAGCGTCGTCCAGGCGTACCTGCAACAGGAGGGCTTTACCGTCTACACCGCCGCCGACGGGCTCTCCGCCCTGAAAGCCGCCCGGGCATACCGGCCGGACCTCATCGTGCTCGACATCATGCTGCCTGGCCTGGACGGGATCGAGGTGCTTCGGCGCCTCCGCCAGGAGTCCAACGTCTACGTCCTCATGCTGACGGCCAAGGCCGATGAGACGGACAAGATCGTGGGCCTCACCATGGGAGCCGACGATTACCTGACCAAACCTTTCAGCCCCCGAGAGCTGGTCGCCCGGGTCAAGGCGATCCTGCGCCGCGGGCGCGGCGTCGGCCAGGACGAGGCCCCGTTGAACTTTCACCGCCTGCGCATCGATCCGGAGGCGCGCCAGGTCTGGAAGGACGACCGCCCCGTGGAACTGACCCCCATCGAATTCGACATCCTGTTGGCGTTGGCGCGCCATCGTGGCCGGGTGCTCAGCCGGGAGCAGCTCATCGAACACGTCTGGGGATACGATTATTACGGCGACGAGCGCGTGGTAGATGTCCACATCGGGCGCATCCGCAAGAAGATCGAGGACGATCCGGCGCATCCCACATGGATCATCACCGCCCGAGGCATCGGATACCGGTTCGAGGGGGAACCCGCATGA
- a CDS encoding heavy-metal-associated domain-containing protein translates to MEKVVLDVPSLWADHHVLKVRDVMADLDGVEEFYISSAWKQVLVTYDPAKIDRAAIEQALADAGYPVGEGEPPILVQPTEKRRDPKWEVLGFRMTETNQADIEMSGEFRRY, encoded by the coding sequence ATGGAAAAGGTCGTGTTGGATGTCCCCTCCCTCTGGGCGGACCATCATGTTCTCAAGGTGCGAGACGTGATGGCCGACCTGGACGGGGTCGAGGAGTTCTACATCAGCTCGGCCTGGAAGCAAGTCTTGGTCACCTATGATCCGGCCAAGATCGATCGTGCGGCCATTGAGCAGGCCCTAGCCGATGCTGGCTACCCGGTGGGCGAAGGGGAGCCCCCCATCCTCGTGCAACCCACCGAGAAGCGTCGCGATCCGAAATGGGAAGTGCTGGGCTTCCGGATGACCGAGACCAATCAGGCGGATATTGAGATGTCGGGAGAGTTTCGTAGATACTAG
- the cooS gene encoding anaerobic carbon-monoxide dehydrogenase catalytic subunit, whose translation MAKKKIRRPEEASRDEAAIALLERALQLEVETAFARADEIVPCPIGAESLCCRNCAMGPCRLVGKTEYGVCGATRDTIVARNFARAVAVGVASHSDHGRDLAYTLLEAAKGDAPDYKIRDPYKLLEVAGYLGVETGGREISEIAQDVALAALKEFGRIEGEILYLKRAPEKRQRIWRELGLAPRSIDREVVDLLHRTHIGNDQDAEHLLDQAMRCALADGWGGSMLATDLSDILFGTPAPIRSEANLGVLQKDMVNIIIHGHEPTLSEMIVAAAQDPEMIEYAKSKGAKGINLAGICCTANETLVREGVPLAGNFLQQELAILTGAVEAMVVDVQCIMQGLVPVAEQFHTELITTSPKVRITGATHIEFDERNALEIAKEIIRRAIDRFPERGETVIPDVRSSLVPGFSHEYIDYALGGFYRGSFRPLNDAIIAGRIRGVVANIGCNNARICHDSLHRYVVTEFIKNDVLVVETGCGAIASAKQGYMTPETALELAGPGLREVCEAIGIPPVLHMGSCVDNSRILTVLSQMATETGLGEDIADIPAVGMAPEWMSEKALAIATYCVASGAYVIMGGEGPVRGSEEVTRLISEGWEKKVGGRLEFVPEAEEIVRRALAHIDKKRAALGLPEYDPSRWGKSGDWRMPELLELPLEERIEAVYGQVAK comes from the coding sequence ATGGCGAAGAAGAAGATACGCAGGCCCGAGGAGGCCAGCCGAGACGAGGCTGCGATTGCCCTTCTGGAGCGGGCGCTCCAGCTGGAGGTGGAGACCGCCTTCGCCCGGGCCGACGAGATCGTTCCCTGTCCCATCGGCGCGGAGTCGCTGTGTTGCCGGAACTGCGCGATGGGCCCCTGCCGGCTGGTGGGCAAGACTGAATATGGCGTGTGCGGGGCGACGCGAGATACGATCGTGGCCCGCAACTTCGCCCGCGCTGTGGCGGTGGGCGTCGCTTCCCACTCAGACCATGGCCGTGACCTGGCCTACACCTTGTTGGAGGCGGCCAAAGGAGACGCCCCCGACTATAAGATCCGTGATCCGTACAAGCTGCTGGAGGTCGCCGGGTATCTGGGCGTCGAGACCGGCGGACGGGAGATCTCGGAGATCGCCCAGGATGTGGCCCTGGCGGCTCTGAAGGAGTTCGGACGCATCGAGGGGGAGATCCTCTACCTGAAGCGCGCCCCGGAGAAGCGACAGAGGATCTGGCGTGAGCTGGGGCTTGCCCCTCGAAGCATCGACCGTGAGGTGGTGGACCTGCTGCACCGTACGCACATCGGCAACGACCAGGACGCCGAGCATCTGCTGGACCAGGCGATGCGCTGCGCGCTGGCCGATGGGTGGGGCGGCTCCATGCTGGCTACCGATCTCTCGGACATCCTCTTCGGCACGCCCGCCCCGATCCGATCCGAGGCGAACCTGGGGGTGCTGCAGAAGGACATGGTCAACATCATTATCCATGGCCATGAGCCCACCCTGTCGGAGATGATCGTCGCCGCGGCGCAGGACCCCGAGATGATCGAGTACGCCAAGAGCAAGGGGGCCAAGGGCATCAACCTGGCGGGCATCTGCTGCACCGCCAACGAGACGTTGGTGCGGGAGGGCGTCCCCCTGGCGGGCAACTTCCTCCAGCAGGAACTGGCCATCCTCACCGGGGCGGTGGAGGCGATGGTGGTGGATGTCCAGTGCATCATGCAGGGATTGGTGCCTGTGGCGGAGCAGTTCCATACGGAGCTGATCACCACCTCGCCGAAGGTGAGGATCACCGGCGCCACCCACATCGAGTTCGATGAGCGCAACGCGCTGGAGATCGCCAAGGAGATCATCCGGCGGGCCATCGATCGCTTCCCCGAGCGCGGGGAGACCGTGATCCCCGACGTGCGCAGTTCGTTGGTGCCGGGCTTCTCCCACGAGTACATCGACTATGCCCTGGGCGGCTTCTATCGGGGCTCCTTCCGGCCGCTCAACGACGCGATCATCGCGGGCCGCATCCGGGGCGTGGTGGCCAACATCGGCTGCAACAACGCTCGGATCTGCCATGATTCGCTCCATCGTTATGTGGTGACGGAGTTCATCAAGAACGATGTGCTGGTGGTGGAGACCGGCTGCGGCGCCATCGCCAGCGCCAAGCAGGGGTATATGACCCCCGAGACCGCGCTGGAGCTGGCCGGGCCCGGCCTGCGGGAGGTCTGCGAGGCCATCGGCATCCCGCCGGTGTTGCACATGGGCTCCTGCGTGGACAACTCCCGGATCCTCACCGTCCTCTCTCAGATGGCCACCGAGACCGGGCTTGGAGAGGACATCGCCGATATCCCGGCGGTGGGCATGGCGCCGGAGTGGATGAGCGAGAAGGCTCTCGCCATCGCCACCTACTGTGTGGCCTCTGGGGCTTACGTGATCATGGGCGGTGAAGGGCCCGTGCGCGGAAGCGAGGAGGTGACCCGGCTCATCAGCGAGGGCTGGGAGAAGAAGGTCGGCGGCAGGCTGGAGTTCGTCCCGGAGGCCGAGGAGATCGTCCGCCGAGCGCTGGCGCATATCGATAAAAAGCGAGCTGCCTTGGGCTTGCCCGAGTATGATCCGTCCAGGTGGGGGAAGAGCGGTGATTGGCGCATGCCGGAACTGCTGGAGCTCCCGTTGGAGGAGCGGATCGAGGCGGTTTACGGGCAAGTGGCTAAGTAA
- a CDS encoding PEP-CTERM sorting domain-containing protein has protein sequence MHWKPRRRLISVRTWNLGLILIALAIILLLSVPHLAAAETSLAAPNPQETPPLVCFTATPTPTLPPPPTDTPTPTPTPYVPPPTPSTPTATPTPCPPGGFASLVGFVFYDINGDGVRDRFHEPGIGGVTVHLSDGRSKTSNTPSGFWGFLVPGGTYTVWIDVPQGYQATTATSYTWTLAACEFNDQTAFGLQQSTPTPTYTPTPQNTPTPVLICYTATPTPTPTWTNTPIATDTPTPIPTSTPTATTTAVTTGTPPATTTGTPTTTATASPTTPANTPTPITTRLPPTATPTYTPIPTATGTPATATYTPTPTSTSPVPTPSYTPAWESTPTPVPESPPVEIPEPTTLALLASGLTGLAALAARRPRR, from the coding sequence ATGCACTGGAAGCCACGTCGACGCCTGATATCCGTACGCACCTGGAACCTCGGCCTGATCCTGATCGCCCTCGCGATCATCCTGCTCTTGAGCGTGCCCCATCTCGCGGCCGCCGAGACCTCCCTGGCGGCCCCCAACCCGCAGGAGACGCCGCCGCTCGTCTGCTTCACGGCGACGCCCACCCCGACGCTGCCGCCCCCGCCCACGGACACGCCGACGCCCACACCCACGCCGTACGTCCCGCCGCCCACGCCCTCCACCCCCACGGCGACGCCCACCCCCTGTCCGCCGGGCGGATTCGCCTCCCTGGTGGGGTTCGTGTTCTATGACATCAACGGCGACGGCGTCCGCGACCGCTTCCATGAGCCGGGCATCGGCGGCGTGACCGTCCACTTGAGCGACGGGCGCTCCAAGACGTCCAACACGCCCAGCGGCTTCTGGGGCTTCCTGGTGCCGGGCGGCACGTACACCGTATGGATCGATGTCCCCCAGGGTTATCAGGCGACGACCGCCACGTCCTACACCTGGACGTTAGCCGCCTGCGAGTTCAACGATCAGACGGCATTTGGGCTTCAACAATCCACGCCCACGCCCACATACACGCCGACGCCCCAGAACACGCCCACGCCCGTGCTGATCTGCTACACGGCGACGCCAACTCCCACGCCCACCTGGACGAACACGCCGATCGCGACGGACACGCCCACTCCCATCCCGACGAGCACCCCCACCGCGACTACGACGGCGGTGACAACGGGAACACCCCCCGCAACCACGACGGGTACGCCCACCACCACGGCGACCGCCTCACCCACGACGCCTGCGAATACACCAACGCCCATAACGACCCGCCTGCCGCCCACCGCGACGCCGACTTACACGCCCATACCCACGGCGACCGGCACGCCGGCCACCGCGACATACACGCCCACCCCCACCAGCACCTCGCCCGTTCCCACGCCGAGCTACACGCCCGCCTGGGAGAGCACCCCCACGCCGGTGCCCGAGTCGCCGCCGGTGGAGATCCCCGAGCCCACTACACTGGCCCTGCTGGCCAGCGGGCTGACGGGGCTGGCTGCCCTCGCCGCCCGGCGCCCCCGGCGGTAA
- a CDS encoding formate--tetrahydrofolate ligase yields the protein MSTVPSDLEIAQAAELKPILEIAASVGLEPDDLELYGKYKAKVQLEVLEKFKDRPQGKYIDVTAITPTPLGEGKTTTTIGLTQALGRLGKRVMTCIRQPSMGPTFGIKGGAAGGGYSQVVPMEDFNLHLTGDIHAVGAAHNLLAAAIDARILHEDNYSDERLAKLGLKRLNIDPYTITWNRVVDVNDRALRNVIIGLGEKTDGRPRQSGFDITVASEVMAILALTTGLKDLRERLGRIVIGQSKSGEPITAEDLGVAGAMTVLMKDAIKPNLMQTLEGQPAFVHAGPFANIAHGNSSILADQIALKLADYVVTESGFGADIGMEKFMNIKCRYSGLVPNCVVMVATVRALKMHGGGPRVVPGRPLDPAYTEENLELLEKGCENLVRNIEIAKLFGVPVVVAVNRFPHDTDAELALVKRVAEEAGADAAAVSEHWARGGEGALELAEAVVAACDKPSNFQFLYPLEWSIKQKIEAIATKVYLADGVDYETKAERQIAAYEKAGYGNLPICMAKTHLSLSHNPAWKGVPRGYRLPVREVRASVGAGFIYPLCGEMRTMPGLPSRPAFMNVDIDENGRVVGLF from the coding sequence ATGTCAACAGTACCCAGTGATCTCGAAATCGCCCAGGCGGCCGAGTTGAAGCCGATCCTGGAGATCGCGGCTTCTGTGGGCCTGGAGCCGGACGATCTGGAACTGTACGGCAAGTACAAGGCGAAGGTCCAGCTGGAGGTCCTGGAGAAGTTCAAGGACCGGCCGCAGGGGAAGTACATCGACGTGACGGCCATCACGCCCACCCCTCTGGGCGAGGGGAAGACGACGACCACCATCGGGCTGACGCAGGCGTTGGGGCGTCTGGGCAAGCGCGTGATGACGTGTATCCGTCAGCCATCCATGGGCCCGACGTTTGGCATCAAGGGCGGTGCGGCCGGCGGCGGCTATTCCCAGGTCGTGCCCATGGAGGATTTCAATCTGCATCTGACCGGCGACATCCACGCGGTGGGGGCGGCGCATAACCTGCTGGCGGCCGCCATCGACGCTCGCATCCTGCATGAGGACAACTACTCGGACGAGCGGCTGGCCAAGCTGGGATTGAAGCGCCTGAACATCGATCCCTATACCATCACGTGGAACCGGGTGGTGGACGTGAACGACCGGGCGTTGCGCAACGTCATCATCGGCCTGGGCGAGAAGACTGACGGACGGCCGCGCCAGAGCGGGTTCGACATCACGGTGGCTTCCGAGGTGATGGCCATCCTGGCGCTGACGACCGGCCTGAAGGACCTGCGTGAGCGGCTGGGCCGCATCGTGATCGGGCAGAGCAAGTCGGGCGAGCCCATCACGGCCGAGGATCTGGGCGTGGCCGGGGCTATGACGGTCCTGATGAAGGACGCCATCAAGCCCAATCTGATGCAGACGTTGGAGGGCCAGCCCGCCTTTGTGCATGCCGGCCCGTTCGCCAACATCGCGCATGGGAACTCCTCCATCCTGGCCGATCAGATCGCGCTGAAGCTGGCGGACTATGTGGTGACGGAGTCCGGGTTCGGCGCCGACATCGGCATGGAGAAGTTCATGAACATCAAGTGCCGCTACTCCGGCCTGGTCCCCAACTGCGTCGTCATGGTGGCCACGGTACGGGCGCTGAAGATGCATGGCGGCGGCCCGCGCGTGGTGCCCGGCCGGCCGCTGGATCCGGCGTACACCGAGGAGAACCTGGAGCTGCTGGAGAAGGGGTGCGAGAACCTGGTGCGCAACATCGAGATCGCCAAGCTCTTCGGCGTCCCGGTGGTGGTGGCGGTGAATCGCTTCCCGCACGACACCGATGCGGAGCTGGCCCTGGTCAAGCGAGTGGCCGAGGAGGCCGGCGCGGACGCGGCGGCCGTCTCCGAGCATTGGGCCCGCGGCGGCGAGGGGGCGCTGGAGCTGGCCGAGGCGGTGGTGGCCGCCTGTGATAAGCCGTCCAACTTCCAGTTCCTCTATCCGTTGGAGTGGTCCATCAAGCAGAAGATCGAGGCCATCGCGACCAAGGTGTACCTGGCGGACGGTGTGGACTATGAGACCAAGGCGGAGCGCCAGATCGCGGCCTATGAGAAGGCGGGCTATGGGAATCTGCCCATCTGCATGGCCAAGACCCATCTCTCGCTGAGCCACAACCCCGCCTGGAAGGGGGTGCCGCGAGGGTATCGCCTGCCGGTGCGTGAGGTGCGGGCCTCCGTGGGTGCCGGGTTCATCTACCCGCTGTGTGGGGAGATGCGGACCATGCCCGGGTTGCCCTCTCGACCCGCCTTCATGAACGTCGATATCGACGAGAACGGCCGCGTGGTCGGGCTCTTCTGA
- the ald gene encoding alanine dehydrogenase: MRFGVPKEVRDLEMRVGLTPAGVHALVDAGHTVYVERNAGLGAGFSDEDYRAAGAEIVYSAEETYGRAEVIVKATRPTRAEHHLLRSGQTLLCYLHLAVASRDLTETLEMREVTAIAYEMIQEDDGTLPVLMPTSELAGRLAPMIASELLSSHMGGRGILLSGMHGVPPAEVVILGAGVVGSHAARCFSGLGAHVTVLDHNPRRLQHVDSMLRGRIVTLFTSPYNLHKVVRFADVLVGCVLVPGARSPVLVTREMVQSMRPRAVIIDFSIDQGGCVETSRPTTHRDPFYIEEGVVHYCVPNAPARVARSASHALTNAALPYLLLIGQYGVDGALERSTALRRGVNVLRGRLLHPHIVEGQPTAEDTAA; the protein is encoded by the coding sequence ATGCGGTTTGGCGTTCCGAAGGAAGTGCGGGATCTGGAGATGCGCGTGGGGCTGACCCCCGCGGGCGTGCACGCCCTGGTCGATGCTGGACACACCGTATATGTGGAGCGCAACGCCGGGTTGGGGGCCGGTTTCTCCGACGAGGACTATCGGGCGGCCGGCGCGGAGATCGTCTACTCCGCGGAGGAGACCTACGGCCGGGCCGAGGTGATCGTCAAGGCCACACGGCCGACCCGAGCAGAGCATCACCTGCTGCGGTCCGGGCAGACGTTGTTGTGCTATCTGCACCTGGCGGTGGCCTCGCGAGACCTGACGGAGACGCTGGAGATGCGCGAGGTCACGGCCATCGCCTACGAGATGATTCAGGAGGACGATGGCACGCTTCCCGTGCTGATGCCGACCAGCGAGCTGGCCGGTCGGTTGGCCCCCATGATCGCCAGCGAGCTGCTGTCCAGCCACATGGGCGGGCGTGGCATCCTGCTGAGCGGCATGCACGGAGTGCCTCCGGCGGAGGTGGTGATCCTGGGCGCTGGCGTGGTGGGCTCCCATGCCGCCCGGTGCTTCTCCGGGCTGGGAGCGCACGTGACCGTCCTGGATCACAACCCGCGGCGCTTGCAGCATGTCGATTCCATGCTTCGGGGGCGCATCGTCACCCTCTTCACCAGCCCTTACAATCTGCATAAGGTCGTGCGTTTCGCCGACGTGTTGGTGGGGTGCGTGCTTGTCCCCGGCGCCCGATCGCCGGTGCTGGTCACCCGAGAGATGGTACAGAGCATGCGGCCGCGGGCGGTGATCATCGACTTCTCCATCGATCAGGGCGGTTGTGTGGAGACCAGCCGGCCGACCACCCATCGGGACCCGTTCTACATTGAGGAGGGGGTTGTGCACTATTGCGTGCCGAATGCCCCGGCGCGGGTGGCTCGCAGTGCCAGCCATGCCCTGACCAATGCGGCCCTGCCCTATCTCCTGTTGATCGGTCAGTACGGTGTCGACGGGGCGTTGGAGCGCTCCACGGCTTTACGGCGCGGCGTCAACGTCTTGCGTGGGCGATTGCTCCATCCGCACATCGTGGAAGGACAGCCCACGGCGGAGGACACGGCGGCCTAA
- a CDS encoding SHOCT domain-containing protein codes for MMMGFGLGGFGLIFMLFLWVVVIGLVVWLVGGLFPRITNTASPERATSRTSTAETPLEVLRRRYARGEISKAEYEQMRQALEA; via the coding sequence ATGATGATGGGATTCGGCCTAGGCGGCTTCGGATTGATTTTCATGCTGTTCCTTTGGGTGGTGGTAATCGGCCTGGTGGTCTGGCTGGTAGGCGGGCTTTTCCCCCGGATCACCAACACGGCGTCGCCAGAAAGGGCCACGTCGCGCACAAGCACAGCGGAGACCCCGCTGGAGGTCTTGAGACGACGATACGCCCGCGGCGAGATCAGCAAGGCGGAATACGAACAAATGCGCCAGGCCCTGGAGGCGTAG
- the cdhC gene encoding CO dehydrogenase/CO-methylating acetyl-CoA synthase complex subunit beta, translated as MSRYIATRAIRGANALVAEAEALLQKAIAEKGGDTPVAFPNTAYYLPVIYGMLGQEVTKLDDLTPVLEHAKKLLHPVPDGNLWTPYLGETLDSGMATLLAMEAIEGIRFALGEQPEPYPGFQLAGGTSFTSPEFEGEATDGHLNGPIDDIQLRSWGIQLVDGRMPGFAAIVGAARSNKAAVALVRELQQRNILVFLSGNVNGRSIIDQLHEEGVEMGYDTYIVPFGRDTISAIYALGFATRSALTFGGLKPGQWRDILLYNKFRVFAFVLALGEVDDLKYAAAAGAISYGFPTIADTVIPQILPTGVTRYEHVISMPWNEIDAETEEERAARLVQRAIEVRGVKVRITEVPIPVPYGSAFEGEVVRRKDMRVEFGGKYSRAFEYLRMADWDEVEDGKIEVIGPEYTETEVGGAMDLGIVVEVAGRKMQHDFEPVLERQIHYFINGASGIQHIGQRDITWIRISKEAAEKGFSLRHFGDILYARFHADFGAIVDKVQVKILTDPEQIQTWLARAREAYHERNIRLAGMVDESVDAFYSCTLCQSFAPNHVCIISPQRLGLCGAYNWLDCKASHEINPTGPNQPIPKKECLDPVKGYFTGVNEYARQASHGTVEQVAMYSIMENPMTACGCFECIVMVIPEANGVMVVSREDPSMTPAGMTFSTLAGMAGGGLQTPGVMGVGKFYLTSPKFISADGGFKRVVWMSSILKETMAEELKAVAEREGMPDLIDRIADERVATTVEELLPWLEQHDHPALTMPPIF; from the coding sequence ATGTCCCGATACATTGCGACACGAGCCATCCGTGGGGCCAATGCCCTCGTCGCGGAAGCGGAAGCGCTGCTCCAGAAAGCCATCGCCGAGAAGGGAGGGGATACCCCGGTTGCCTTCCCCAATACGGCTTACTATCTGCCCGTCATCTACGGTATGTTGGGCCAGGAGGTCACCAAGCTGGATGACCTGACGCCGGTGCTGGAGCACGCGAAGAAGCTGCTGCACCCGGTGCCGGACGGGAACCTGTGGACGCCCTATCTGGGGGAGACGCTGGACTCCGGTATGGCGACCCTGCTGGCCATGGAGGCCATCGAGGGGATCCGCTTTGCTCTGGGGGAGCAGCCAGAGCCTTATCCGGGGTTCCAGTTGGCCGGTGGCACCTCCTTTACCAGCCCCGAGTTCGAGGGCGAGGCCACCGATGGGCATCTCAACGGCCCCATTGACGATATCCAGCTGCGTTCCTGGGGAATCCAGCTGGTGGACGGCCGCATGCCCGGCTTCGCTGCCATCGTCGGCGCGGCCCGGAGCAACAAGGCGGCCGTCGCCCTGGTGCGAGAACTTCAGCAGCGGAACATCCTGGTCTTCCTCTCCGGCAACGTCAATGGACGCTCCATCATCGACCAGTTGCATGAGGAAGGGGTGGAGATGGGCTACGATACCTATATCGTCCCCTTTGGGCGCGATACCATCTCCGCCATCTACGCGCTGGGGTTCGCCACGCGATCGGCGCTGACCTTCGGCGGCCTGAAACCGGGGCAGTGGCGGGATATCCTCCTTTACAACAAGTTCCGCGTCTTCGCCTTCGTGTTGGCGCTGGGGGAGGTGGACGACCTGAAGTACGCCGCCGCCGCCGGTGCCATCTCCTACGGGTTCCCCACCATTGCGGACACCGTGATCCCGCAGATCCTGCCTACCGGCGTCACCCGCTACGAGCACGTCATCTCCATGCCCTGGAACGAGATCGACGCGGAGACGGAGGAGGAGCGGGCGGCCCGGCTGGTGCAGCGGGCCATCGAGGTGCGCGGCGTCAAGGTGCGCATCACCGAGGTGCCCATCCCGGTGCCGTACGGCTCCGCCTTCGAGGGCGAGGTGGTGCGCCGTAAGGACATGCGGGTGGAGTTCGGCGGCAAGTACTCGCGGGCGTTCGAGTACCTGCGCATGGCCGACTGGGATGAGGTGGAGGACGGCAAGATCGAGGTCATCGGCCCGGAGTACACCGAGACAGAGGTGGGCGGCGCGATGGATCTGGGCATCGTGGTGGAGGTGGCCGGCCGCAAGATGCAGCACGACTTCGAGCCGGTCCTGGAGCGCCAGATCCACTACTTTATCAACGGCGCCTCCGGCATCCAGCATATCGGCCAGCGGGACATCACCTGGATCCGCATCAGCAAGGAGGCGGCGGAGAAGGGGTTCTCGCTGCGGCACTTCGGTGACATCCTCTACGCTCGCTTCCACGCCGACTTCGGCGCCATCGTGGACAAGGTCCAGGTGAAGATCCTGACCGATCCGGAGCAGATCCAGACGTGGCTGGCGCGAGCGCGCGAGGCTTATCACGAGCGGAACATCCGTCTGGCTGGGATGGTCGATGAGTCGGTCGACGCCTTCTACTCGTGCACGCTGTGTCAGTCCTTCGCCCCGAATCACGTCTGCATCATCAGCCCGCAGCGGCTGGGGCTGTGTGGGGCCTATAACTGGCTTGACTGCAAGGCATCCCATGAGATCAACCCCACGGGGCCCAATCAGCCGATCCCGAAGAAGGAATGTTTGGACCCGGTGAAAGGATATTTCACGGGGGTGAATGAGTACGCCCGGCAGGCCTCTCACGGCACGGTGGAGCAGGTGGCCATGTACTCCATCATGGAGAACCCGATGACGGCCTGCGGGTGCTTCGAGTGCATCGTCATGGTGATCCCCGAGGCCAACGGCGTCATGGTCGTCAGCCGAGAGGATCCCAGCATGACCCCCGCCGGCATGACCTTCTCCACCCTGGCGGGTATGGCGGGCGGCGGCCTGCAGACGCCGGGGGTCATGGGCGTGGGGAAGTTCTACCTGACCAGTCCCAAGTTCATCTCCGCCGACGGCGGCTTTAAGCGGGTGGTGTGGATGTCCTCGATCCTGAAGGAGACCATGGCTGAGGAGCTGAAGGCCGTCGCCGAGCGGGAGGGGATGCCGGACCTGATCGACCGCATCGCAGACGAGCGGGTGGCGACCACGGTGGAGGAGCTGCTGCCGTGGTTGGAGCAGCATGATCATCCGGCGTTGACCATGCCGCCGATCTTCTGA